One window from the genome of Clostridia bacterium encodes:
- a CDS encoding DUF1048 domain-containing protein has protein sequence MSIKDIIEGKKMWRAHVARVKTLPKDYQIVYNEIQKYLFKVGPVELTDEIGLLSGIVDLFEEGAALGKGVLEVTGSDVAAFCDELIKDSKTYADIYQESVDQEVYKAIKKVTDKTK, from the coding sequence ATGAGCATAAAAGATATCATCGAAGGCAAAAAAATGTGGCGGGCGCATGTGGCGCGTGTCAAAACGCTCCCAAAAGATTATCAGATTGTTTATAATGAGATTCAAAAATATCTCTTTAAGGTAGGTCCTGTTGAGCTAACCGACGAAATAGGTTTACTCTCGGGGATTGTCGATCTTTTTGAAGAGGGCGCGGCCTTGGGGAAAGGCGTGCTCGAAGTGACAGGCAGTGACGTAGCGGCCTTCTGCGACGAACTAATCAAAGATTCAAAAACTTACGCTGACATCTATCAAGAATCTGTTGACCAAGAAGTTTACAAGGCCATAAAAAAGGTTACGGATAAAACAAAGTAA